Proteins found in one Subtercola endophyticus genomic segment:
- a CDS encoding 2-phosphosulfolactate phosphatase has translation MTEIPPPDAQTHYQVRFGRGIDGLRSVGGHADVVIWVDALPEQGTATGRATASAGRQRAARRAEDAHAHGWPEFVGAPIIHADLTNRSDAARWMLEQQVEAGERVSVAVVAASDGVEDTLAAGAVIDALAALGIDFSSPEAAVVCASFTGLERAVAHLFSASIAGRALIADGYADVVSGASGIDSASAVVA, from the coding sequence ATGACCGAAATACCCCCGCCCGACGCCCAAACCCACTACCAGGTGCGGTTCGGCCGGGGCATCGACGGGTTGCGTAGTGTCGGCGGCCATGCCGACGTCGTCATCTGGGTCGACGCACTGCCGGAGCAGGGCACCGCGACCGGGCGCGCTACCGCTTCTGCGGGCAGGCAGCGAGCGGCGAGACGCGCCGAAGACGCGCACGCGCACGGCTGGCCGGAGTTCGTGGGGGCCCCGATCATCCACGCGGACCTCACGAATCGCAGCGACGCGGCGAGATGGATGCTCGAACAACAGGTCGAGGCCGGTGAACGTGTATCGGTTGCGGTTGTGGCCGCGAGCGACGGAGTTGAAGACACCCTCGCCGCGGGTGCCGTGATCGATGCCCTTGCGGCGCTCGGAATCGACTTCAGCTCGCCCGAAGCCGCGGTGGTCTGCGCCTCGTTCACCGGGCTGGAACGTGCCGTCGCGCATCTCTTCTCCGCCTCGATCGCGGGCCGAGCGCTGATCGCCGACGGGTACGCCGACGTTGTGTCGGGCGCAAGCGGTATCGATTCCGCCAGCGCGGTGGTTGCATAG
- a CDS encoding DinB family protein, translating into MNEADVKATLLTYLQSGRDALLWKLEGVSEYDARRPLVPTGTNLLGLVKHVAGTEAGYLGDVFGRPFDGALPWMSDDADDNADMWATVDESRDSVVDLYRRVWAHSDATVAELPLDAAGTVPWWPEERRTVTLQRIVVHMIAETHRHAGHADLVRELVDGAVGLRAGNENVPLGDAAYWRQHYDRVEKAARAVGGA; encoded by the coding sequence ATGAACGAAGCCGACGTCAAAGCCACCCTCCTCACTTACCTGCAGAGCGGCCGCGATGCTCTGCTCTGGAAGCTCGAGGGCGTGTCAGAGTACGACGCCCGGCGGCCACTGGTGCCGACCGGAACCAACCTCCTCGGCCTCGTCAAACACGTCGCGGGCACCGAGGCCGGGTATCTCGGCGACGTGTTCGGCCGGCCGTTCGACGGAGCTTTGCCATGGATGTCCGACGACGCCGACGACAACGCCGACATGTGGGCCACCGTCGACGAGTCTCGCGACTCGGTCGTCGACCTGTACCGGCGCGTCTGGGCGCACTCCGACGCTACGGTTGCCGAACTGCCGCTCGATGCCGCGGGCACCGTGCCGTGGTGGCCGGAAGAGCGGCGTACTGTCACCCTTCAGCGCATCGTTGTGCACATGATCGCCGAGACGCACCGGCACGCGGGCCACGCCGACCTGGTGCGTGAACTCGTCGATGGTGCCGTCGGCCTGCGCGCAGGCAACGAGAACGTTCCACTCGGCGACGCCGCGTACTGGCGGCAGCACTACGACCGCGTAGAGAAAGCTGCCCGCGCCGTCGGCGGCGCCTGA
- a CDS encoding DUF1684 domain-containing protein yields MAEGAARTAIEVADWRQRVFGMYSGVRRMSIHDPREAHGYWREARDELFAAHPQTPLLPEDRAGFAGLPVAEYDEAWRFEVVLEAPDEPARFDFETGTDGVVPFELVGRARVPRVGSLDVWRLQSYGGGLFVPVRDALASAGGRASGARTYGGGRYLLDTIKGAHLGEGQEPGSLVLDFNFAYNPSCAYDPAWACPLAPLGNRVAAEIPVGELYH; encoded by the coding sequence ATGGCCGAGGGGGCGGCCCGCACGGCCATCGAGGTGGCCGACTGGCGACAGCGGGTGTTCGGGATGTACTCCGGGGTGCGGCGGATGAGCATCCACGACCCGCGTGAAGCGCACGGGTATTGGCGCGAAGCGCGCGACGAGTTGTTCGCGGCGCATCCGCAGACGCCTCTGCTGCCCGAAGACCGGGCCGGGTTCGCGGGGCTGCCCGTGGCCGAGTACGACGAGGCCTGGCGGTTCGAGGTGGTGCTGGAGGCTCCCGACGAACCCGCGCGGTTCGACTTCGAGACGGGTACCGACGGGGTTGTTCCGTTCGAGTTGGTGGGGCGGGCGCGGGTGCCGAGGGTGGGGTCGCTTGACGTCTGGCGGCTGCAATCGTATGGTGGCGGGTTGTTCGTTCCGGTTCGGGATGCCCTGGCGAGCGCCGGGGGCCGGGCATCCGGTGCTCGCACCTACGGGGGCGGGCGCTACCTGCTCGACACGATCAAGGGGGCGCATCTCGGTGAGGGGCAGGAGCCGGGCAGCCTCGTGCTCGACTTCAACTTCGCCTACAACCCGTCGTGCGCGTACGACCCGGCCTGGGCGTGCCCGCTGGCTCCGCTCGGCAATCGAGTCGCGGCCGAGATTCCGGTGGGTGAGCTGTACCACTGA
- a CDS encoding ArnT family glycosyltransferase, producing MATTPVLNSGTAANPPSRRGRAARRLLVGDRTSPVWARPGLIALLVVTAALYLWNLGASGFANTFYAAAVQAGSESWKALFFGSLDASNFITVDKPPASLWVMGLSARLFGFSAWSLLVPQALMGVASVALLYGAVRRSLVAAGPKSSVIGGLLAGTILAFTPAAALMFRFDNPDALLTLLMTAAAYFVVRALPRASYKWLALAGVALGFAFLTKMLQGLLVLPAFGLVYLVAAPTALWKRFVHLLVAAGALVVTAGWWVLAVALWPVDARPYIGGSTNNTVLDLVFGYNGLGRIFGGSGNGGGGAGGGTGASGSSFGGATGLQRLFSSEMGLEISWLLPAAIIALVLGLIVTRRGGRTNPLRSGLLLWGGWLVVTGLVFSSMSGTIHPYYTVALAPAIGGLVALGAVALWRERHTWLGRLGLASLMIAAGVWAFVLLGENATWLPWLRWMLVVGSVLSAAGYVVGTALTPRASATAGRRGAEAGRVGVGAWARRLTAVAVIGGALFGLDGTAAYAVATASVAHSGSIPTVGSASASGGGGGAGGNGAGGGQGGGAAGSGLTGTTGTTGADGGTPPNGSGGQGGTPPDGSGTTTDSGTTAGSGTTGGSATTGTAQGDATSGGGSASGTTDDAGTGTAGTTSSADLDALLAASPARWAAAVDGSQSAATLELSSGAAVMAIGGWSDDPTPTLAEFQAYVAAGDIGYYIVSGQGGAGGGAGGAAGGSTSTASAIQSWVESTYTATTVGAQTVYDLTAS from the coding sequence ATGGCCACGACCCCCGTGCTCAATTCAGGCACCGCAGCGAACCCGCCCTCACGTCGCGGCCGCGCCGCACGGCGCCTGCTGGTCGGCGACCGCACCTCCCCCGTGTGGGCGCGGCCCGGCCTGATCGCTCTACTTGTCGTCACCGCGGCGCTCTACCTCTGGAATCTCGGCGCAAGCGGGTTCGCGAACACGTTCTACGCGGCGGCAGTGCAGGCCGGCTCCGAGAGCTGGAAAGCGCTGTTCTTCGGCTCGCTCGATGCGTCGAACTTCATTACCGTCGACAAGCCGCCCGCCTCGCTCTGGGTGATGGGGCTGTCGGCGCGGCTTTTCGGGTTCTCGGCGTGGAGCCTGTTGGTTCCGCAAGCGCTGATGGGCGTGGCATCCGTCGCCCTGCTGTACGGTGCCGTGCGACGCAGTCTGGTGGCGGCCGGCCCGAAGTCCAGCGTCATCGGCGGCCTGCTGGCGGGCACGATTCTCGCGTTCACTCCGGCGGCGGCGCTGATGTTCCGCTTCGACAACCCGGATGCTCTGCTCACGTTGCTCATGACGGCTGCCGCGTATTTCGTGGTTCGCGCTCTGCCGCGCGCCAGCTACAAATGGCTCGCCCTGGCCGGCGTCGCCCTCGGATTCGCATTCTTGACCAAGATGCTGCAGGGACTCTTGGTGCTGCCCGCCTTCGGCCTCGTTTATCTCGTCGCCGCGCCGACCGCGCTCTGGAAGCGCTTCGTGCATCTGCTCGTCGCCGCGGGCGCTCTGGTGGTCACAGCGGGGTGGTGGGTGCTCGCGGTGGCACTGTGGCCGGTGGATGCTCGCCCGTACATCGGCGGATCCACCAACAACACCGTGCTCGACCTCGTGTTCGGCTACAACGGATTGGGTCGCATCTTCGGGGGCTCGGGCAACGGAGGAGGTGGCGCGGGCGGCGGCACCGGCGCCTCAGGATCGAGTTTCGGCGGCGCAACCGGACTGCAGCGCCTGTTCAGCAGCGAGATGGGGCTCGAGATCTCCTGGCTGCTGCCGGCGGCGATCATCGCGCTGGTGCTCGGGCTCATCGTGACGCGGCGGGGCGGGCGCACGAATCCGCTGCGCTCGGGCCTTCTGCTCTGGGGCGGCTGGCTCGTCGTGACGGGGCTGGTGTTCAGCTCTATGAGCGGCACGATCCACCCGTATTACACGGTCGCCCTCGCGCCGGCCATCGGCGGGCTCGTGGCGCTCGGAGCGGTCGCGCTCTGGCGCGAACGGCACACGTGGCTCGGCCGGCTCGGGCTGGCTTCGCTGATGATCGCGGCCGGGGTGTGGGCGTTTGTGCTTCTGGGCGAGAACGCCACGTGGCTGCCGTGGCTGCGGTGGATGCTCGTGGTCGGGTCGGTGCTCTCTGCCGCCGGGTACGTGGTGGGCACCGCGCTCACCCCGCGAGCGTCGGCTACGGCGGGTCGCCGCGGAGCCGAGGCGGGTCGGGTCGGGGTCGGCGCATGGGCGCGGCGCCTGACGGCCGTCGCCGTCATCGGCGGAGCGCTGTTCGGGCTTGACGGCACGGCCGCGTATGCGGTCGCGACGGCGTCGGTAGCGCACAGCGGATCGATCCCGACGGTCGGGTCGGCCAGTGCGTCGGGCGGCGGCGGAGGAGCTGGCGGTAACGGCGCTGGAGGCGGACAGGGTGGAGGAGCTGCGGGCAGCGGATTGACCGGCACGACCGGCACGACGGGTGCCGACGGCGGCACTCCACCGAATGGCAGTGGCGGCCAGGGCGGCACGCCTCCCGATGGCTCGGGCACGACCACAGACTCCGGCACCACCGCGGGCTCGGGCACGACCGGCGGCTCCGCCACGACCGGAACGGCTCAGGGCGACGCGACGAGTGGCGGCGGCAGTGCATCCGGAACCACCGATGACGCCGGAACCGGCACCGCGGGCACGACCTCGAGTGCCGACCTCGACGCATTACTCGCAGCCTCTCCGGCGCGGTGGGCGGCGGCGGTCGACGGGTCGCAGTCGGCAGCGACACTCGAGCTCAGCTCGGGAGCCGCCGTCATGGCGATCGGCGGCTGGAGCGACGACCCCACCCCGACGTTGGCTGAGTTTCAGGCCTATGTCGCGGCCGGCGACATCGGCTACTACATCGTCAGCGGTCAGGGCGGCGCGGGCGGTGGCGCAGGCGGGGCCGCCGGCGGGAGCACAAGCACCGCGAGCGCCATCCAATCCTGGGTCGAGTCCACCTACACCGCCACCACCGTCGGCGCCCAGACCGTCTACGACCTCACCGCAAGCTGA
- a CDS encoding DEAD/DEAH box helicase, producing the protein MTLDSTLETTTTFAALGVPAPLVAKLSASGIDSPFPIQVDTLPDTLAGRDVLGRGKTGSGKTLAFSLPMVARLGGALAGGKRRPGRPLGLILAPTRELATQISAVLQPLADAYGLKSTTIFGGVSQQRQVAALKAGVDIVVACPGRLEDLMKQGFVSLDAVEITVLDEADHMADLGFLPVVTRILAKTPENGQRLLFSATLDNGVDKIVKRFLHNEVLHSVDEANSPVAAMTHHVFEVNDAEAKTALVKKLASGTGRRILFMRTKHHAKKLARQLIDAGIPAVDLHGNLSQVARDRNLAAFSAGDVSVLVATDVAARGVHVDDIELVIHVDPPAEHKAYLHRSGRTARAGSAGDVVTIILPAQRKDLDQLMRKAAIQVTPERVSLSSPSVDALVGEVAAYVKPSDAPVTLTGGGASRGNGGGNGGGRGSRGGNGGGSGSGSGSGSRSQGGSQGANAQRKRAVRDGGSSAGTSSPTGGGYGSDRPRRDRSAQGAGAGASGGARRGGNSGGSTTGGHSSGGAGRSGGSTVAWSSTGGSAPASAPRARRQGPRRAQG; encoded by the coding sequence ATGACTCTCGATTCAACACTCGAAACCACCACTACCTTCGCCGCACTCGGTGTTCCCGCGCCGCTCGTCGCGAAGCTCAGCGCGTCGGGCATCGACTCGCCGTTCCCGATCCAGGTCGACACCCTGCCCGACACTCTCGCCGGGCGCGACGTGCTCGGCCGCGGCAAGACGGGCTCGGGAAAGACCCTGGCCTTCTCGCTGCCGATGGTCGCCCGCCTCGGCGGAGCCCTCGCCGGCGGCAAGCGCCGCCCGGGCCGCCCGCTCGGCCTCATTCTCGCGCCGACGCGTGAGCTCGCCACCCAGATCTCTGCCGTGCTGCAGCCGCTCGCCGACGCATACGGCCTCAAGTCGACCACCATCTTCGGTGGCGTCTCGCAGCAGCGCCAGGTCGCCGCGCTCAAGGCCGGCGTCGACATCGTCGTGGCCTGCCCCGGCCGTCTCGAAGACCTCATGAAGCAGGGCTTCGTGTCGCTGGATGCGGTGGAGATCACTGTTCTCGACGAAGCCGATCACATGGCCGACCTGGGCTTCTTGCCCGTCGTGACCCGCATTCTCGCGAAGACCCCTGAGAACGGGCAGCGTCTGCTGTTCTCGGCGACGCTGGACAACGGCGTCGACAAGATCGTCAAGCGCTTCTTGCACAACGAGGTTCTGCACTCGGTCGACGAGGCCAACTCCCCCGTCGCAGCGATGACCCACCACGTGTTCGAGGTCAACGACGCCGAGGCCAAGACCGCCCTCGTGAAGAAGCTCGCTTCGGGCACCGGCCGCCGCATTCTGTTCATGCGCACCAAGCACCACGCCAAGAAGCTCGCTCGCCAGCTCATCGACGCGGGCATCCCGGCCGTCGACCTGCACGGCAACCTCTCGCAGGTCGCCCGTGACCGCAACCTCGCCGCCTTCAGCGCCGGCGACGTGAGCGTTCTCGTCGCGACCGACGTTGCGGCTCGTGGTGTGCACGTCGACGACATCGAGCTCGTCATCCACGTCGATCCGCCGGCCGAGCACAAGGCGTACCTGCACCGCTCAGGCCGCACCGCGCGGGCCGGCAGCGCGGGTGATGTGGTCACGATCATCCTGCCCGCTCAGCGCAAAGACCTCGATCAGCTCATGCGTAAGGCGGCCATCCAGGTCACGCCCGAGCGTGTCAGCCTGTCGTCTCCCTCGGTCGACGCACTCGTCGGCGAAGTTGCGGCGTATGTGAAGCCGTCGGATGCTCCTGTGACGTTGACCGGAGGCGGCGCGTCGCGCGGCAACGGTGGCGGCAACGGCGGCGGTCGCGGATCGCGCGGCGGCAACGGTGGCGGCTCGGGCTCGGGCTCGGGCTCGGGCTCGCGTTCGCAGGGCGGATCGCAGGGTGCCAACGCCCAGCGCAAGCGCGCTGTTCGTGACGGCGGTTCGTCGGCGGGCACCTCAAGTCCGACCGGCGGCGGCTACGGTTCCGACCGGCCCCGTCGCGACCGCTCGGCACAGGGTGCCGGCGCGGGCGCCTCGGGCGGAGCCCGTCGTGGCGGCAACTCGGGCGGCAGCACGACGGGTGGTCACTCGTCGGGTGGCGCCGGCCGCAGCGGCGGTTCGACCGTCGCGTGGTCGAGCACCGGCGGATCGGCTCCCGCGTCGGCTCCTCGCGCCCGTCGCCAGGGCCCGCGCCGCGCGCAGGGCTAG